A part of Caldisalinibacter kiritimatiensis genomic DNA contains:
- the safA gene encoding SafA/ExsA family spore coat assembly protein: MNKILKKFVFTGIIVVLLFAYMSTSFAQTDIKTVHTVRYGDTLWKIAVRYEVGLSEIINANPHLENPDLIYPGQRINIPNFDDVKAKEMEVIRLVNAERAKHGLKPLAYNWELSRVARFKSKDMAQVGYFSHTSPTYGSPFKMMKDFGINYSYAGENIAMGYRTPEDVMKGWMNSPGHRRNILSPNFSQIGVGYAVNNQGTPYWTQMFIHQ; encoded by the coding sequence ATGAATAAAATTTTAAAGAAATTTGTTTTCACTGGGATTATAGTTGTTTTATTATTTGCATATATGAGTACAAGCTTTGCACAAACTGATATAAAAACTGTTCATACAGTTAGATATGGAGATACTTTATGGAAAATAGCAGTACGTTATGAAGTTGGATTATCAGAAATAATTAATGCTAACCCTCATCTAGAAAATCCAGACTTAATATATCCAGGTCAAAGAATCAACATCCCTAATTTTGATGATGTAAAAGCAAAGGAAATGGAAGTTATTAGATTAGTAAATGCTGAAAGAGCAAAACATGGATTAAAGCCACTTGCATATAATTGGGAACTATCAAGGGTTGCACGTTTCAAATCTAAAGATATGGCTCAAGTGGGATACTTCAGTCACACATCTCCAACTTATGGTAGTCCATTTAAGATGATGAAAGACTTTGGTATTAATTACTCTTATGCAGGTGAAAACATTGCAATGGGATACAGAACACCAGAAGATGTAATGAAAGGTTGGATGAATTCTCCTGGTCATAGAAGAAATATATTATCACCTAACTTCTCACAAATAGGTGTAGGATATGCTGTTAACAATCAAGGTACACCTTACTGGACTCAAATGTTTATTCATCAATAA
- a CDS encoding GNAT family N-acetyltransferase, producing the protein MNISIKELNDDMFIITAKMVTELMNYHRKLNNAPKKYWHTLEEGKKALNEWLSKGSAYNILLDGEVVGFLYVRYGGQDVAWLEDLYIAEEYRGKGIGRYAMNKLDKIMEERGIVSMFVDVIPRNTSAMEFYTECGFDHLNLIQLRKNYDKKLNKQDEVEILGFNLKKY; encoded by the coding sequence ATGAATATATCAATAAAAGAACTTAATGATGATATGTTTATAATTACAGCTAAAATGGTTACAGAACTAATGAATTATCATAGAAAATTAAATAATGCTCCAAAAAAGTATTGGCATACACTTGAAGAAGGAAAAAAAGCTTTAAATGAATGGCTAAGTAAGGGAAGTGCTTATAACATCCTTTTGGATGGAGAAGTAGTAGGATTTTTATATGTTAGATATGGAGGACAAGATGTAGCTTGGTTAGAAGACTTATATATTGCAGAAGAATACAGAGGAAAAGGTATTGGAAGATATGCTATGAATAAATTAGACAAGATTATGGAGGAAAGAGGTATAGTTTCAATGTTTGTTGATGTTATACCACGGAATACAAGTGCAATGGAATTTTACACAGAATGTGGCTTTGACCACCTCAATTTAATTCAGTTAAGAAAGAATTATGATAAAAAATTGAATAAACAAGATGAAGTAGAAATATTAGGATTTAATTTAAAGAAGTATTAA
- a CDS encoding VOC family protein, producing the protein MKTKISLITIWTNNIDKMKEFYNKVLGFKIKLDLGEYLEFENDGVRFAICMRKVMYNYSHDFKKECSGQILELAFPCESPDDVDITYDKLISKGVKGIQPPTNMPWNQRTVLFADPDGNIHEIFSDLN; encoded by the coding sequence ATGAAAACAAAAATTAGTTTAATTACAATATGGACTAATAATATAGATAAAATGAAGGAGTTTTATAATAAGGTACTTGGATTTAAAATCAAGTTAGACCTTGGAGAATATTTGGAATTTGAAAATGATGGTGTTAGATTTGCTATCTGTATGAGAAAGGTTATGTATAATTATAGCCATGATTTTAAGAAAGAGTGTAGTGGTCAAATACTAGAATTAGCATTTCCATGTGAAAGTCCAGATGATGTAGATATTACATATGATAAGTTAATTTCAAAAGGGGTTAAAGGAATTCAACCACCGACAAATATGCCGTGGAATCAAAGAACAGTTTTGTTTGCTGACCCAGATGGAAACATCCATGAAATCTTTTCAGATTTAAATTAA
- a CDS encoding metallophosphoesterase, with amino-acid sequence MQYIKLVALIILIILIAIFLYYENNAIQITYYNIKNRDIPEDFINYKIVQLSDLHNKSFGENQEKLVKLVKKINPNIIVITGDIIDRRRYNETPSLILVSQLTQIAPVYYVTGNHEEWSGKFNDLEKKLAKYKVNVLKNQRVEVKQGNSKVNIIGVNDYAYFQSVIEYKQVLEDLTSKINKSDFTLLLSHRPEKIKYYSEYHIDLALTGHAHGGQIRLPFIGGLVAPDQGLIPKYTGGFYEKGNLQMIVNRGLGNSLFPQRLFNRPEVVVITLKRE; translated from the coding sequence ATGCAGTATATTAAATTAGTAGCGCTTATTATACTAATCATATTAATAGCAATATTTTTATATTACGAGAATAATGCTATACAGATAACATATTACAACATAAAAAATCGAGACATACCTGAGGATTTTATAAACTATAAAATTGTACAATTATCAGACCTTCATAATAAAAGCTTTGGAGAAAATCAAGAAAAACTTGTGAAACTTGTGAAAAAAATAAATCCAAATATTATTGTTATAACGGGAGATATAATTGATAGACGAAGATATAATGAAACACCTAGTTTAATTCTTGTAAGTCAACTTACCCAAATAGCTCCTGTTTATTACGTTACCGGTAATCATGAAGAATGGTCTGGGAAATTTAATGACCTTGAAAAGAAGTTAGCTAAATATAAAGTAAATGTATTAAAGAATCAACGGGTAGAAGTAAAACAAGGAAATTCTAAAGTTAATATCATAGGTGTAAACGACTATGCATATTTTCAAAGCGTTATTGAATATAAACAAGTATTAGAGGATTTAACAAGCAAAATAAATAAATCAGATTTTACTTTATTACTTTCCCACAGGCCTGAGAAAATAAAATATTATAGTGAGTATCATATTGACCTTGCACTTACAGGTCATGCCCATGGAGGACAGATTAGATTACCTTTTATAGGTGGATTAGTAGCACCTGACCAAGGGCTAATACCTAAATATACAGGTGGTTTTTATGAAAAAGGTAACTTACAAATGATAGTAAATAGAGGCTTAGGTAATAGCTTATTTCCTCAAAGATTGTTTAATAGACCAGAAGTAGTGGTAATTACTTTAAAAAGAGAGTGA
- a CDS encoding class I SAM-dependent methyltransferase: MSDNTNKKPEEMKSFFEIRADGYDEHMRNNVDSFEELYSKIAEPIEATEEQIKILDLGCGTGLELDWIFKKAPNLLVVGIDLSEEMLNKLKDKYQSHNEQITLIKDSYLTYPFEEERYDYVISVMTMHHWLEEEKMDLYRRIKDSLTEEGKYIEGDYVVNEKEEKEFLRNYKEQMKKVDENELYHIDIPMTEEKQIRLLKEAGFKSVEVIHRADENKIFVATK, from the coding sequence ATGAGTGATAATACAAATAAAAAACCAGAAGAAATGAAAAGTTTTTTTGAAATTAGAGCTGACGGATATGATGAGCATATGAGAAATAACGTTGATTCATTTGAAGAATTGTACAGTAAAATTGCAGAACCTATTGAAGCGACAGAAGAACAGATAAAGATTTTAGATTTAGGCTGTGGAACTGGATTGGAATTAGATTGGATTTTTAAAAAAGCTCCTAACTTGTTAGTTGTTGGTATAGACTTATCAGAAGAAATGCTTAATAAACTGAAAGATAAATATCAAAGCCATAACGAACAAATAACACTTATAAAGGATTCATATTTAACCTATCCTTTTGAAGAAGAAAGGTACGATTATGTTATTTCAGTTATGACTATGCACCATTGGTTAGAAGAAGAAAAGATGGATTTATACAGGAGAATAAAAGACAGCCTGACTGAAGAAGGAAAGTATATTGAAGGCGACTATGTTGTTAACGAGAAAGAAGAGAAAGAATTTTTGAGAAACTATAAAGAGCAAATGAAAAAAGTAGACGAAAATGAATTATATCACATAGATATACCAATGACAGAAGAAAAACAAATAAGATTATTAAAAGAAGCAGGATTTAAAAGTGTAGAAGTTATTCACAGAGCAGATGAGAACAAAATATTTGTTGCTACAAAGTAA
- a CDS encoding Trm112 family protein, producing MHKYLMEMLECPICHNELDWTINKESKERIIEGEAYCNACGASYPIKDEIGIFLTPKLPRNDLWEQGSTHLTEYLKENPKIEKQLMNSPLEELSPADQFIRGMVLEEWGKYSEANKAFKVAVKGIYTEDYVSCWDKQIEYVCNSVQSTNQPIVDLASGRCYLVEELAKKTDNFIVATDFSPRVLRHSRLDLKQLGLYDKISLISFDARITPFKDGAVNILTTNLGLSNIEKPKNLLKELRRIVSGKLISVIHFYPEVDNENTDIIYELGVETFAFENIAINSFNEADWKVELVNKCKGLAKPTPTGKIIKEAQIDGLPVKETELEWAVLIAE from the coding sequence ATGCATAAATATTTAATGGAGATGCTAGAATGTCCAATATGTCATAATGAACTTGACTGGACTATAAATAAAGAAAGTAAAGAAAGAATTATTGAAGGTGAAGCCTATTGCAATGCTTGTGGAGCAAGTTATCCTATTAAAGATGAGATTGGTATATTTTTAACACCTAAGTTACCACGTAATGACTTATGGGAGCAAGGTAGCACTCATTTAACTGAATATCTAAAGGAAAATCCTAAAATTGAAAAACAGCTAATGAATTCTCCTTTAGAAGAACTTTCACCTGCAGACCAATTTATTAGGGGGATGGTTTTAGAAGAATGGGGTAAGTATAGTGAAGCGAATAAAGCATTTAAAGTTGCAGTAAAAGGTATATATACAGAGGATTATGTTAGTTGCTGGGATAAGCAAATTGAATATGTTTGTAATAGTGTTCAATCTACAAATCAACCTATAGTGGATTTGGCTTCTGGACGTTGTTATCTTGTTGAAGAGCTAGCTAAAAAAACTGACAATTTTATCGTGGCTACTGATTTTAGTCCTCGTGTATTACGGCATAGTAGATTGGATTTAAAACAATTAGGTTTATACGATAAAATTAGCCTGATTTCTTTTGATGCTAGAATTACGCCTTTTAAAGATGGAGCAGTTAATATACTAACGACAAATTTAGGATTATCCAATATTGAAAAGCCTAAAAACTTATTAAAAGAACTTAGACGTATAGTAAGTGGAAAATTAATATCAGTAATTCATTTTTATCCTGAGGTTGACAATGAAAATACGGACATTATTTACGAATTAGGTGTTGAAACATTTGCATTTGAAAATATTGCAATAAATAGTTTTAATGAAGCTGATTGGAAAGTAGAACTAGTGAATAAATGTAAAGGTTTAGCTAAACCAACACCAACTGGAAAAATAATCAAGGAAGCTCAGATAGATGGATTACCTGTAAAAGAAACAGAGCTTGAGTGGGCTGTGTTAATTGCAGAGTAA